A single Deltaproteobacteria bacterium DNA region contains:
- a CDS encoding lipid A biosynthesis acyltransferase: MNSSQMTQNQQQPNVVTNNDGNAKKQNGSSIIQLPAHWGHWQRLKNGFIFLFVRLSLALFTHLPFVMLKLFTLTLGCLAPYVAPLERHRALKHLELAMPKLSAKERRSIMRRMFLHLALSAAETVHIDRFISGTNAVQLSPEHREVLDTALSEGRGVIIITGHIGNWELLAQVVAHAGYHVASIAKPTYDPRLTKLVQQARCRYGMQMIWRGDADVGKKMLGTLRKGGLLALLIDQDTKVPGDFVPFFGRPAYTPTTAASLSLKLSTPVIITWDHRVNNKHVLHFARLPFTKSGNHDENIIRLTAAITAELETAIRQHPEQWVWMHQRWRRQPKDS, from the coding sequence ATGAATAGCAGTCAAATGACACAAAATCAGCAACAACCCAATGTAGTTACTAATAATGACGGCAATGCGAAAAAACAAAATGGTTCAAGCATAATTCAGCTTCCAGCGCATTGGGGTCATTGGCAACGTTTAAAAAATGGCTTTATTTTCCTATTTGTACGTCTAAGTTTGGCACTTTTTACCCACCTGCCTTTTGTAATGCTAAAGCTTTTTACTTTAACTTTAGGGTGTCTGGCACCTTATGTTGCTCCTCTTGAACGTCACCGCGCGTTAAAACACTTAGAACTTGCCATGCCAAAGTTAAGCGCCAAAGAGCGGCGAAGTATTATGCGACGCATGTTTTTACATCTTGCGCTTTCTGCTGCTGAGACTGTGCATATCGATCGCTTTATTTCCGGGACCAATGCCGTGCAATTAAGCCCTGAACATCGTGAAGTACTCGATACGGCTCTTAGTGAAGGACGCGGGGTCATTATTATTACCGGTCATATTGGTAATTGGGAGCTATTAGCGCAGGTAGTGGCGCATGCAGGTTATCATGTTGCAAGTATTGCCAAACCAACTTATGACCCACGTTTGACTAAGCTAGTTCAGCAAGCCCGTTGCCGCTATGGTATGCAAATGATTTGGCGTGGCGATGCTGATGTCGGTAAAAAAATGCTTGGCACATTACGCAAAGGTGGTTTGTTGGCTTTGCTTATTGATCAAGACACTAAAGTGCCTGGTGATTTTGTACCTTTCTTTGGCCGACCTGCCTATACTCCGACTACCGCAGCGTCACTATCTTTAAAATTATCGACACCGGTTATTATAACTTGGGATCATCGCGTTAATAATAAACATGTATTACACTTTGCCCGTTTACCGTTTACAAAAAGCGGTAACCATGATGAAAATATTATTCGCTTGACTGCAGCCATTACTGCCGAACTCGAAACCGCGATTAGACAACACCCTGAGCAATGGGTATGGATGCATCAACGTTGGCGACGCCAACCAAAAGATTCATGA
- a CDS encoding nucleotidyltransferase domain-containing protein, producing MILRKETIDEIINRILSAAEIDRIILFGSAANGKMTKDSDIDLLILEASPGNTRRESVRLRKTLRGMHYPFDIIVMSTKRFEETKSVIGSIAYPAHKQGKVIYEVA from the coding sequence ATGATATTACGCAAAGAGACCATAGACGAAATAATCAATCGTATTCTTAGCGCTGCTGAGATAGATCGAATTATCTTGTTTGGCAGTGCTGCCAACGGCAAAATGACTAAAGATAGTGATATTGACCTCCTTATTCTTGAAGCATCGCCTGGTAATACAAGGAGGGAAAGTGTTCGTCTTAGAAAAACACTGCGTGGCATGCACTATCCTTTTGACATAATTGTGATGTCAACCAAGCGTTTTGAGGAAACTAAATCCGTCATTGGTAGTATTGCCTATCCAGCTCATAAACAAGGAAAGGTTATTTATGAAGTCGCCTGA
- a CDS encoding HEPN domain-containing protein: protein MKSPDEVKLELTKRWIAKADEDYAVSEILLSEEISFPSPICFHCQQACEKYLKAYLVWYQIEFPKTHDLDELLDLIAKQDANFSKFLQDISILSVYGVDVRYPGDIPISTDDDAKQALELTKQIRESVKNELDKLMFITTTE from the coding sequence ATGAAGTCGCCTGATGAGGTGAAACTCGAACTTACTAAAAGGTGGATTGCAAAGGCAGATGAGGATTATGCAGTTAGCGAAATTTTATTGTCTGAAGAAATCTCTTTTCCCTCTCCAATTTGTTTTCATTGTCAACAAGCGTGCGAGAAATATTTAAAAGCCTATCTCGTATGGTATCAGATTGAATTTCCTAAAACACATGACCTTGATGAACTCCTTGATTTAATAGCCAAGCAAGATGCTAATTTTTCTAAGTTTCTTCAAGACATATCTATATTAAGTGTTTATGGTGTCGATGTTCGATACCCTGGGGATATTCCTATTTCAACCGACGATGATGCAAAACAGGCTCTCGAATTAACAAAGCAAATACGAGAATCTGTTAAGAATGAATTAGATAAATTAATGTTCATTACAACAACCGAATAA
- a CDS encoding dihydroneopterin aldolase: protein MNANHLDRLSLSGLSVDCIVGVYPSERDQPQSLGVEIDLFLDTRLAAHDAKLHDTVDYARLWGEVRFLLQASRFLLLESAAEAITRYILAPSTRDVPHQKIQAATVRLAKPRALAGAGMPTLEIHRQAADYTYTVETKPFGQVDVIFATRGCGIYREHVNAGCSVPTHIHKQMDESELVLGSGLLVQGKPAITGTARHWPRGFAHRWDNPTKQVQTFLCVDRPAFIKSDEVEIDIPISELRDVEATSYFRTLVHP from the coding sequence ATGAATGCAAATCATCTGGACCGTTTATCTCTAAGTGGTTTATCAGTTGACTGCATCGTTGGTGTCTATCCTAGCGAGCGCGATCAACCACAATCGTTAGGCGTTGAAATAGATCTCTTTTTAGATACCCGCCTTGCTGCTCACGATGCTAAACTGCATGATACCGTCGATTATGCTCGCCTTTGGGGTGAAGTGCGATTTTTATTGCAAGCCTCTCGATTTTTACTACTTGAAAGCGCTGCCGAAGCTATAACTCGCTATATTTTAGCTCCATCTACTCGCGATGTTCCGCATCAAAAAATTCAGGCAGCCACCGTACGTCTAGCAAAACCACGAGCGCTAGCCGGCGCAGGTATGCCAACGCTTGAAATACATCGTCAAGCAGCAGATTATACTTATACTGTTGAGACAAAACCTTTTGGCCAAGTAGATGTCATTTTTGCAACTCGTGGCTGCGGCATTTATCGCGAGCATGTAAATGCTGGTTGCAGTGTACCAACGCATATACATAAACAAATGGATGAATCTGAACTTGTGCTAGGCTCTGGTCTATTAGTTCAAGGTAAGCCAGCAATAACAGGCACCGCGCGCCATTGGCCACGCGGTTTTGCGCACCGCTGGGATAATCCGACTAAGCAAGTACAAACATTTTTATGTGTTGATCGGCCTGCATTTATAAAAAGTGATGAAGTTGAAATTGATATACCGATTAGTGAACTTCGCGATGTTGAAGCCACTAGTTATTTTCGTACGTTGGTGCATCCTTGA
- a CDS encoding SDR family oxidoreductase, with amino-acid sequence MPIAMVTGAGIRVGRAIALALADAGYDLILHAHKSQNEVKAVADDILKLNRQVTLVSADLSCASQVDALAAEVIKQHQVIDVLVNSAGAYTKVPFTQLSRAEYSQMMAINLEAPLFLIQSLLPLLNAAKAPCVINITDAAVNKPYAGYTHYMISKAALQMLTKTLALELAPHIRVNAIAPGTIAFPDNFANDKRQRIVAHIPLARTGQVEDIGNAVVYLARDANFITGHSLCIDGGNSLSAVG; translated from the coding sequence ATGCCTATCGCTATGGTTACTGGTGCCGGCATTCGCGTAGGGCGTGCAATTGCCTTGGCTCTTGCTGATGCTGGCTATGATTTAATATTACATGCTCATAAATCACAAAATGAAGTCAAAGCAGTTGCAGATGATATTTTAAAACTTAACCGACAAGTCACCTTAGTTAGTGCTGATTTAAGTTGTGCTAGCCAAGTTGACGCATTGGCCGCTGAAGTTATCAAGCAGCATCAAGTGATTGATGTGTTAGTTAACAGTGCCGGTGCGTATACCAAAGTACCATTTACGCAATTATCACGAGCAGAATATAGTCAAATGATGGCAATCAATTTAGAAGCGCCACTTTTTCTAATTCAAAGTCTGTTACCTCTACTTAATGCTGCAAAAGCACCATGTGTAATTAATATTACTGACGCCGCCGTTAATAAGCCTTACGCTGGTTATACTCATTATATGATCAGCAAAGCTGCCCTGCAAATGCTGACCAAAACTCTAGCACTTGAATTGGCTCCACACATTAGGGTTAATGCGATAGCCCCCGGTACTATAGCTTTCCCTGATAATTTTGCTAACGATAAACGGCAACGAATTGTTGCACATATACCGTTAGCACGTACGGGACAAGTAGAAGATATTGGTAATGCAGTTGTTTATTTAGCTCGTGATGCTAATTTTATTACTGGACATTCACTTTGCATTGATGGTGGCAACTCGCTATCAGCTGTTGGCTAA